The following DNA comes from Thiovulum sp. ES.
TCTAAAAGTTTTGACAAATCAATTTTTCCAATTTTGCCTAAAATTGTGTAATCTGGTTTCAGCTCAACAAACTCAAATCGCCGACGAAGAGCAATATCAATCAAAGAAATAGACTTATCCACATTGTTCATCGTTGCAATAATGTGTAGGTTTTTTGGAACTTCCAATTTTTGATTTGTTGAATACGGAAGTGAAATATTGATTTCTCCTTTTTCACCAACTCTCCGATTCTCTTCAAGAAGAGTAAAAAATTCTCCAAAAATTGATGCAATATCTCCACGATTGATTTCGTCAATTATCAAAACATAATCATAATCTTGATTATTTAAAGCTCGTTCAGAAATCTTTTTAAAAATCCCATCGACAACATCAAAACTACCATTTTTGTTTGCACGAATTCCCTCGATAAATTCTTGATAGGAGTAGTTTGGGTGAAAAGTGATGAACTCGATTAGTGGATAAATTTCTTGTTTTTGATCAAAATCTTTTTTTGATAAGTTTTCAAATTCATTGTGATTGTCATATTTTGTAGAAAGCTCTTTGAAATCTCCACTGTTACCAACAATTTTTACAGCTTCTTCAATTGCCTTTGTTGTTTTTCCTGTTCCTGCTGAACCAAAATAAATTATATTTTTCAAACCAAACTCCTCTGAAAATTAAAAGCTTTTTAAAAGTTCAATTTCATCTTTCCAAATCGTATCGTCAATTGTTTCCAAAACAAGCGGAATTTCATCAATCCGAGAATCATTCATT
Coding sequences within:
- a CDS encoding GTPase subunit of restriction endonuclease (PFAM: AAA domain (dynein-related subfamily)) encodes the protein MKNIIYFGSAGTGKTTKAIEEAVKIVGNSGDFKELSTKYDNHNEFENLSKKDFDQKQEIYPLIEFITFHPNYSYQEFIEGIRANKNGSFDVVDGIFKKISERALNNQDYDYVLIIDEINRGDIASIFGEFFTLLEENRRVGEKGEINISLPYSTNQKLEVPKNLHIIATMNNVDKSISLIDIALRRRFEFVELKPDYTILGKIGKIDLSKLLEKLNKRIVLLKNEHYQLGHSYFLNLKNFTELQKVIITKIIPLLQEYFYEDWKSICAVLNQSYENGGGILELVEIDNNLFLPEFEDFVENSNRKVFKVNEGFSESAVVKIYN